A region of Chitinophagales bacterium DNA encodes the following proteins:
- a CDS encoding winged helix-turn-helix transcriptional regulator, protein MKSIFKALDDETRRLILELLRERDMNAGEIADRFQMTKPSISHHLEILKNAELISSIKKGQFVVYSINTTLLDEVIEWIIHLKK, encoded by the coding sequence ATGAAAAGCATATTTAAAGCACTGGATGATGAAACGCGCAGACTAATACTGGAACTGCTGCGTGAACGAGATATGAATGCTGGTGAAATTGCGGATAGATTCCAAATGACCAAACCGAGTATTTCTCATCATTTAGAAATTTTGAAAAATGCTGAACTCATTTCTTCGATCAAAAAAGGCCAGTTCGTGGTCTATTCTATCAATACGACCTTATTGGATGAAGTTATCGAATGGATTATTCACCTTAAAAAATAA